One bacterium DNA segment encodes these proteins:
- a CDS encoding CvpA family protein encodes MNWLDLLPIVLIVGYGVGGFFSGVVRRAIGLVVLYLAFLGATNMGLQAGGILQQSSNLETPDARIFGFFGIVVAVLVIVEGATQLAHSQIQIPALVLNRTLGVIIGVLTAVFLSVLAVYELEAAANPFGGAQLDQTQQRIRDTVNESRFAVTAVNKIDKPVISLFQPVLPGDPQIYFGPGPVNP; translated from the coding sequence GTGAACTGGCTCGACCTGCTGCCCATCGTCCTCATCGTCGGCTACGGGGTCGGTGGCTTCTTTTCCGGCGTGGTTCGGCGGGCCATCGGGCTCGTCGTCCTGTACCTGGCGTTTCTTGGGGCGACCAACATGGGCCTGCAGGCGGGTGGGATCCTGCAGCAGTCGTCGAACCTCGAGACTCCCGACGCCCGGATCTTCGGCTTCTTCGGCATTGTGGTCGCGGTCCTGGTCATCGTCGAGGGCGCGACCCAGCTCGCCCACAGCCAGATTCAGATTCCAGCCCTCGTCCTGAACCGCACGCTTGGAGTCATCATCGGTGTGCTCACCGCGGTTTTCCTTTCCGTCCTGGCCGTGTACGAGCTCGAGGCGGCCGCCAATCCGTTCGGCGGCGCGCAGCTCGATCAGACACAGCAGCGGATCCGCGACACGGTCAACGAGTCACGCTTCGCCGTGACCGCCGTCAACAAGATCGACAAGCCGGTGATCAGCCTCTTCCAGCCGGTCCTGCCGGGAGACCCGCAGATCTACTTCGGGCCCGGCCCGGTCAACCCGTAA
- a CDS encoding phenylalanine--tRNA ligase subunit beta produces the protein MERLRVGLRHRAYGDAQARRRRHPPLLRIRPPLPGAVLVRISYEWLSDFVDLEGITPKEAAEVLTRLGVEVESLTVTDLSQIVVGRILEQIPHPKSRHPLWVHQVDLGGRVEQIIAGAPNAVAGSLVPVALPGTTVPNGTLVKDMSIAGYRASGMLCSAAELLLGDDHSGILILERGTPGDSLTSVIPNQAILEAEVTSNRPDCMGHLGVARELAAGLDRRLKRDFMPAFTGTAQPPGRDLVKVGIDDPDRCSRYIGGVVTGVRVGPSPDWLQRRLRACGVRPINNIVDITNYVLLEYGQPLHAFDLAKLAGPEIHVRHAQPGEKLLCLDGVVRDLTADMLVIADAERPVAIAGVIGGQETAVTLATTDVLVESATFSGPSVRQTARTVGLRTEASARFEKGLPPELALAGARRAASLVAELAGGSVHREWADVYPRPQEPVRINLRPALIDEVLGVHVPLEEAEAILNRLHFHVRVLGDGRWDVLPPVFRLDVSIPEDLVEEVGRVYGYDRVPPTLPGRRHESWTPSVPSVDRRLDPAREVLAGAGFTETWNPALVSGRELERLRVAAYALRISNALSDDMDTLRTTLLPSLVNAVALNRDRGRAGVRVYEMATAFLARVGEKNTQPEEPLRLAAVASAGATSDSGRDAFYALKSVLDACLSSLGAPACTYDRAAAELFHPGRCAAIVIDGRLLGYLGELHPTVGAGAKVEGRFVAFEIDVEPVLTASRIPRARPLPRFPGVERDLAVVVEGHVHAGALLAAVEAAGGDLLEAARAFDEYHGAQVPEGHKSIAFTLTFRSPERTLTDAEVDKVMAEIRFGLEKRHRARFRE, from the coding sequence TTGGAACGGCTACGCGTGGGGCTTCGGCATCGAGCGTATGGCGATGCTCAAGCACGACGTCGACGACATCCGCCTCTTCTACGAATCCGACCTCCGCTTCCTGGAGCAGTTCTAGTGAGGATCAGCTACGAATGGCTGAGCGACTTCGTCGACCTCGAAGGCATCACGCCCAAGGAGGCGGCCGAGGTGCTCACGCGCCTGGGCGTCGAGGTCGAGTCGCTCACGGTCACCGACCTGTCCCAGATCGTGGTGGGGAGGATCCTGGAGCAGATCCCGCACCCGAAGTCGCGTCATCCGCTGTGGGTGCACCAGGTCGACCTGGGCGGCCGCGTCGAGCAGATCATCGCCGGCGCGCCCAACGCGGTCGCGGGCTCGCTGGTGCCGGTGGCGCTGCCTGGGACCACGGTGCCGAACGGGACGCTCGTCAAGGACATGAGCATCGCGGGCTACAGAGCGAGCGGCATGCTCTGCTCGGCCGCCGAGCTGCTCCTCGGCGACGATCACTCCGGCATCCTCATCCTCGAGCGCGGCACGCCCGGCGATTCGCTCACGTCGGTGATCCCCAACCAGGCGATCCTGGAAGCGGAGGTCACCTCCAACCGTCCCGACTGCATGGGTCACCTCGGGGTGGCGCGGGAGCTCGCCGCCGGCCTCGACCGGCGGCTGAAGCGTGACTTCATGCCGGCGTTCACGGGCACCGCCCAGCCGCCGGGCCGCGACCTGGTCAAGGTCGGCATCGACGACCCTGACCGGTGCAGCCGCTACATCGGCGGCGTCGTCACGGGAGTCAGGGTGGGGCCGAGCCCGGACTGGCTGCAGCGCCGTTTGCGGGCCTGTGGCGTGCGACCGATCAACAACATCGTCGACATCACCAACTACGTGCTGCTCGAGTACGGGCAGCCGCTGCACGCTTTCGACCTGGCGAAGCTGGCGGGGCCCGAGATTCACGTGCGCCACGCCCAGCCCGGGGAAAAGCTCCTGTGCCTCGACGGCGTCGTCCGGGACCTGACCGCCGACATGCTGGTCATCGCCGACGCCGAGAGGCCGGTCGCCATCGCCGGCGTCATCGGCGGCCAGGAGACCGCGGTGACGCTGGCGACGACGGACGTGCTGGTCGAGTCGGCCACTTTCAGCGGGCCCAGCGTCCGGCAGACCGCGCGGACGGTCGGGCTTCGCACCGAGGCCTCGGCCCGCTTCGAGAAGGGCCTGCCGCCCGAGCTCGCGCTGGCCGGCGCCCGGCGCGCCGCCTCTCTCGTCGCGGAGCTCGCGGGTGGCAGCGTGCATCGCGAATGGGCCGACGTCTATCCAAGACCGCAGGAGCCGGTGCGCATCAATCTGCGGCCCGCCCTCATCGATGAGGTCCTGGGCGTGCACGTGCCGCTCGAGGAAGCCGAGGCCATCCTCAACCGCCTCCACTTTCACGTGCGCGTGCTCGGCGACGGCCGATGGGACGTCCTGCCGCCGGTCTTCCGGCTCGACGTGAGCATCCCTGAGGACCTGGTGGAGGAGGTGGGCCGCGTTTACGGTTACGACCGGGTGCCGCCGACGCTGCCCGGCCGCAGGCACGAGAGCTGGACTCCATCCGTGCCGAGCGTCGACCGGCGTCTCGACCCGGCACGAGAGGTCCTGGCGGGCGCCGGGTTCACCGAGACCTGGAATCCCGCGCTCGTCTCGGGCCGCGAGCTGGAGCGCCTGCGCGTTGCCGCCTACGCCCTGCGCATCTCCAACGCGCTCAGCGATGACATGGACACGCTGCGTACGACGCTCCTCCCATCGCTGGTGAATGCGGTGGCGCTGAATCGCGACCGCGGCCGCGCCGGCGTCCGCGTGTATGAGATGGCGACCGCCTTCCTCGCGCGGGTCGGCGAGAAGAACACCCAACCCGAAGAGCCGCTCCGGCTCGCGGCGGTGGCGAGCGCGGGCGCGACGTCTGATTCCGGACGCGATGCCTTCTACGCCTTGAAGTCGGTGCTCGATGCGTGCCTCAGCTCGCTTGGCGCCCCCGCCTGCACCTACGATCGCGCCGCGGCGGAGCTCTTTCATCCCGGCCGGTGCGCCGCCATCGTCATCGACGGTCGCCTGCTCGGCTACCTCGGGGAATTGCATCCGACCGTGGGCGCCGGCGCCAAGGTCGAAGGCCGGTTCGTGGCCTTCGAGATCGACGTCGAACCGGTCCTCACGGCGTCGCGCATCCCGCGGGCGCGGCCGCTGCCCCGCTTCCCGGGGGTGGAGCGCGACCTGGCTGTCGTGGTTGAGGGGCACGTCCACGCGGGCGCTCTTCTGGCGGCCGTCGAGGCAGCCGGGGGCGACCTCCTGGAGGCGGCCCGCGCGTTCGACGAGTATCACGGCGCGCAGGTTCCGGAGGGGCACAAGAGCATCGCCTTCACCTTGACTTTCCGCAGCCCCGAGCGCACCCTGACGGACGCCGAAGTGGACAAGGTGATGGCGGAGATCAGGTTCGGACTGGAGAAACGGCACCGGGCAAGGTTCAGAGAGTGA
- a CDS encoding phenylalanine--tRNA ligase subunit alpha — MNDPAALGGAALTAIAKAETDAELEAIAVEYLGRKGGRLSGLLSGIGKLAPAERAALGQAANEAKRAIEAGLAARRAELEAGRLADLAETEAVDVTFPGPPLGRGHIHVLTQVRRQIETVLESLGYQVEQGPEVETEWFNFEALNISAGHPARENWDSFYFSPELLLRAHTSPVQIRAMQRIKEPPIYIITPGRCYRRDAPEATRLPYFSQVEGLAVDRGLTVGDMKGTLLFMIQSLYGQERKVRVRPSYFPFTEPSFEFDVSCGICGGMGCRSCRHKGWLEVGGCGMVHPQVLRNGGVDPEHWNGYAWGFGIERMAMLKHDVDDIRLFYESDLRFLEQF; from the coding sequence ATGAACGATCCGGCAGCGCTCGGCGGCGCAGCGCTCACGGCGATCGCGAAAGCGGAGACTGATGCCGAGCTGGAGGCCATCGCGGTCGAGTATCTGGGGCGCAAGGGCGGGCGGCTCAGCGGCTTGCTGTCCGGCATCGGCAAGCTGGCGCCGGCCGAGCGCGCCGCTCTCGGCCAGGCGGCCAACGAGGCCAAACGTGCGATCGAAGCCGGGCTGGCGGCGAGGCGGGCGGAGCTGGAAGCCGGCCGCCTGGCGGACCTCGCCGAGACCGAGGCGGTCGATGTCACATTCCCAGGGCCGCCTCTTGGCCGCGGCCACATCCACGTCCTCACCCAGGTGCGGCGGCAGATCGAGACCGTCCTCGAGAGCCTTGGCTACCAGGTCGAGCAGGGTCCCGAGGTGGAGACCGAGTGGTTCAACTTCGAAGCCCTCAACATCTCCGCCGGCCACCCGGCGCGTGAGAACTGGGATTCGTTTTATTTCAGCCCTGAACTGCTCCTGCGCGCCCACACGTCGCCGGTGCAGATCCGGGCGATGCAGCGCATCAAGGAGCCGCCGATCTACATCATCACGCCGGGCAGGTGCTACCGCCGCGACGCGCCCGAGGCGACGCGGCTGCCGTACTTCAGCCAGGTCGAAGGCCTCGCGGTCGACAGGGGCCTGACGGTCGGCGACATGAAGGGCACGCTGCTGTTCATGATCCAGTCGCTGTACGGCCAGGAGCGCAAGGTGCGCGTGCGGCCGAGTTACTTCCCCTTCACCGAGCCGAGCTTCGAGTTCGACGTGTCGTGCGGCATCTGCGGCGGCATGGGCTGCAGGAGCTGCCGCCACAAGGGCTGGCTCGAGGTCGGCGGCTGCGGCATGGTGCACCCGCAGGTGCTGCGCAACGGCGGCGTCGACCCCGAGCATTGGAACGGCTACGCGTGGGGCTTCGGCATCGAGCGTATGGCGATGCTCAAGCACGACGTCGACGACATCCGCCTCTTCTACGAATCCGACCTCCGCTTCCTGGAGCAGTTCTAG
- a CDS encoding 50S ribosomal protein L20, with protein sequence MARIKRGVPAHRRHKAILDRAKGFRLSKKLLFRPANEAVLHALAYAYRDRRRRKREMRQLWIARINAASRQSGLPYNKLMHGLRQAGVEIDRKVLADLAVRDSGSFARLVEVAKNSL encoded by the coding sequence ATGGCACGAATCAAGCGCGGAGTCCCGGCCCACAGACGCCACAAGGCGATCCTCGATCGCGCCAAGGGCTTCCGCCTCTCGAAGAAGCTGCTGTTCCGCCCGGCCAACGAGGCGGTCCTGCACGCCCTCGCCTACGCGTATCGGGACCGGAGGCGCCGCAAGCGTGAGATGCGGCAGCTCTGGATCGCGCGCATCAACGCCGCCTCGCGACAGTCGGGGCTGCCTTACAACAAGCTCATGCACGGCCTTCGCCAGGCCGGAGTGGAGATCGACCGCAAGGTGCTGGCTGACCTGGCCGTGCGCGACAGCGGTTCCTTTGCTCGGCTGGTGGAGGTTGCGAAAAACTCCCTCTGA
- a CDS encoding 50S ribosomal protein L35, translated as MPKIKTQKGLAKRIRVTRNGKLVRASAWKSHLLQHKSAKRKRNYENDQPVAKADRKTVRRALGV; from the coding sequence GTGCCTAAGATCAAGACCCAGAAGGGCCTCGCCAAGCGGATCCGGGTGACTCGGAACGGCAAGCTCGTGCGCGCCAGCGCGTGGAAGAGCCACCTCCTCCAGCACAAGTCGGCCAAGCGCAAGCGCAATTACGAGAACGATCAACCGGTGGCCAAGGCGGACCGCAAGACCGTCCGCCGCGCGCTCGGAGTTTAG
- a CDS encoding translation initiation factor IF-3: MSFKELRVNDQIRSSEVRLIDDQNNQLGVLSLDAALRIASEKGLDLVEVAPQASPPVCRLMDYGRYKFETIKREKDQRRKQNVIKLKEMKLRPKVAEHDFQTKFKGLKQFLEAGEKVKVTIMFRGREMVHQDIGRRILDRVADDARAFAVVERQPLLEGKNLFMILAPSRQGVAKEPVASA, from the coding sequence ATCTCGTTTAAGGAGCTAAGGGTCAACGATCAGATCCGCAGCTCCGAAGTGCGGCTGATCGATGACCAGAATAACCAGCTGGGAGTGCTCTCCCTCGACGCCGCTCTGCGCATCGCAAGCGAGAAAGGACTCGACCTCGTCGAGGTGGCGCCGCAAGCGAGCCCGCCCGTCTGCCGTCTGATGGACTACGGACGCTACAAGTTCGAGACCATCAAGCGAGAGAAGGACCAGCGCCGCAAGCAGAACGTCATCAAGCTGAAGGAGATGAAGCTGCGCCCCAAGGTGGCGGAGCACGATTTCCAGACCAAGTTCAAGGGTTTGAAGCAGTTCCTCGAAGCCGGTGAGAAGGTGAAGGTGACGATCATGTTCAGAGGTCGCGAGATGGTCCATCAGGACATCGGGAGGAGGATTCTCGACCGGGTGGCCGACGACGCGCGCGCATTCGCGGTCGTCGAGCGCCAGCCTTTGCTCGAGGGCAAGAACCTGTTCATGATCCTGGCGCCAAGCCGGCAGGGCGTCGCCAAGGAGCCGGTCGCCAGTGCCTAA
- the thrS gene encoding threonine--tRNA ligase — MAEYGDHESSEDPLHVLRHSAAHLLAAAVVELHPDVKYGIGPPVQDGFYYDFDFGTPISESELKAIESRMRRIAQADQPFVQETWSREQAMEVFRKRGQGYKLELIEDKVAGDAVSVYRTGDFVDLCRGPHVSSTRDLKAFKLLRVAGAYWRGDEKKPQLTRIYGTAWPTQKELDDYLKFLEEAEKRDHKKLGRELKLFALDERVGAGQVIWLPDGATIRRELERWIVDEELRRGYRHVITPHVAKLDLYRTSGHWELFHDTMFPPMRFEDGEELELRPMNCPHHILVYGHDLHSYRDLPLRIAELGQNYRLEKSGELMGMVRVRSFNLNDAHIFCTPDQVVEEVRGAIQLANHFMGVLGVENYWYRLSLRDNVKTKWAGSDVEWESAEAMLREALESLNLPYKVGVGEAAFYGPKIDFQVQDAMRREFTNNTVQVDYQLPKKFGLEYVAEDGSRQRPVMIHRGAFGAFERMTAYLIEQYAGAFPTWLHPVQVIIIPITDAQRDYAEDVAARLRSLRLRVEVDDRSERMQRKIRDAQARKVPYMAIVGAREAETRHVNIRDRSGHQVDSSLDSFAGMVATEVAERRR; from the coding sequence ATGGCCGAGTATGGCGACCACGAGTCGAGCGAAGATCCGCTGCACGTGCTGCGGCACTCGGCCGCGCACCTGCTCGCCGCCGCGGTGGTGGAGCTGCACCCGGATGTCAAGTACGGCATCGGACCACCGGTGCAGGATGGTTTCTACTACGACTTCGATTTCGGCACGCCGATCTCCGAGTCAGAGCTGAAGGCAATCGAATCGCGCATGCGGCGCATCGCCCAGGCGGACCAGCCGTTCGTCCAGGAGACGTGGTCGCGTGAGCAGGCGATGGAGGTGTTCCGCAAGCGAGGCCAGGGCTACAAGCTCGAGCTGATCGAGGACAAGGTCGCGGGGGACGCCGTCAGCGTGTATCGCACGGGCGACTTTGTCGACCTCTGCCGCGGTCCGCACGTCAGCTCGACCCGAGATCTGAAGGCGTTCAAGCTGCTGCGGGTCGCCGGCGCCTACTGGCGCGGCGACGAGAAGAAGCCGCAACTGACCCGCATCTACGGCACCGCCTGGCCGACCCAGAAGGAGCTCGACGACTACCTCAAGTTCCTCGAGGAGGCGGAGAAGCGGGACCACAAGAAGCTGGGCCGGGAGTTGAAGCTCTTCGCCCTCGACGAGCGGGTGGGCGCCGGCCAGGTGATCTGGCTGCCCGACGGCGCCACCATCCGGCGGGAGCTTGAGCGCTGGATCGTCGACGAGGAGCTGAGGCGGGGCTACCGGCACGTGATCACACCCCACGTCGCCAAGCTGGATCTTTACCGCACCAGCGGGCACTGGGAACTGTTCCACGACACCATGTTTCCGCCGATGCGGTTCGAGGACGGAGAGGAGCTCGAGCTCCGGCCCATGAACTGCCCGCATCACATCCTGGTGTACGGCCACGACCTCCACAGCTATCGCGACCTGCCGCTCCGCATCGCCGAGCTGGGACAGAACTACCGGCTGGAGAAGTCGGGCGAGCTGATGGGCATGGTACGGGTGCGCTCCTTCAACCTCAACGACGCGCACATCTTCTGCACTCCCGACCAGGTCGTCGAGGAGGTGCGCGGGGCCATCCAGCTCGCCAACCACTTCATGGGCGTGCTCGGCGTCGAGAACTACTGGTACCGGCTCTCGCTGCGTGACAACGTCAAGACGAAGTGGGCGGGCAGCGACGTCGAGTGGGAGAGCGCGGAGGCGATGTTGAGGGAGGCGCTCGAGAGCCTGAACCTCCCCTACAAGGTTGGGGTCGGCGAGGCGGCGTTCTACGGACCGAAGATCGACTTCCAGGTCCAGGACGCGATGCGCCGGGAATTCACCAACAACACCGTGCAGGTGGACTACCAGCTGCCCAAGAAGTTCGGCCTGGAGTACGTCGCCGAGGACGGCTCGCGCCAGCGGCCGGTGATGATCCACCGCGGTGCGTTCGGCGCGTTCGAGCGCATGACCGCGTACCTGATCGAGCAGTACGCCGGGGCCTTCCCGACCTGGCTGCACCCGGTCCAGGTGATCATCATCCCCATCACTGACGCACAGCGTGATTACGCGGAGGACGTGGCGGCTCGCCTGCGATCGCTGCGGCTCCGCGTCGAGGTCGACGATCGATCGGAGCGCATGCAGCGCAAGATCCGCGACGCGCAGGCGCGCAAGGTGCCTTACATGGCGATCGTCGGCGCCCGAGAGGCGGAGACCCGGCACGTCAACATCCGCGACCGCTCTGGCCACCAGGTCGACTCGTCACTGGACTCCTTTGCCGGCATGGTCGCCACCGAGGTGGCCGAGCGCAGGCGCTAG
- a CDS encoding DedA family protein: protein MPRPTLACRPVGEAMNPTAIVDAIGYPAAGLGILIESAGVPFPGEALLLAAAAWAAARHHSLVLVILFAFAGATAGADLGYYLGYRGGRPFVERFGRIFRIRPEHIAQSEQFFARHGDRAIIAARFVLGLRTWGSMLAGMARMPFWRFQLFSALGGLGWATVIGIAGYALGSNLGLLEAIVRDLGIGGLVLAVLIAAIVLVARRRAARQ, encoded by the coding sequence GTGCCCCGCCCTACCCTCGCCTGCCGGCCGGTCGGTGAGGCCATGAATCCCACCGCCATCGTGGACGCGATCGGCTATCCCGCCGCCGGGCTCGGCATCCTCATCGAGAGCGCCGGCGTACCGTTCCCGGGCGAGGCGCTCCTGCTGGCAGCCGCCGCCTGGGCCGCCGCACGCCACCACTCGCTCGTCCTCGTCATCCTCTTCGCCTTTGCCGGCGCGACCGCCGGCGCCGATCTCGGTTACTACCTCGGCTATCGGGGCGGCAGGCCGTTCGTGGAACGTTTCGGCCGCATCTTTCGCATCCGCCCGGAGCACATCGCGCAGTCCGAGCAGTTCTTTGCGCGGCATGGCGACAGGGCGATCATCGCGGCCCGATTCGTGCTCGGGCTGCGGACCTGGGGGTCGATGCTCGCCGGCATGGCGCGCATGCCGTTCTGGCGATTTCAGCTCTTCAGCGCGTTGGGCGGGCTGGGCTGGGCCACCGTCATCGGCATCGCCGGTTACGCGCTCGGCAGCAACCTCGGCCTGCTCGAGGCGATCGTCCGCGACCTCGGCATCGGCGGCCTGGTCCTGGCCGTCCTCATTGCGGCGATCGTGCTTGTGGCTCGACGCCGCGCCGCCAGGCAATGA
- a CDS encoding MFS transporter codes for MSVEVPFRFDVEGPGGFRAVLRHTAFRNIWFAQLAAQLADKFLLFSLIILAYHISGGSTPVAVTLLAYTVPAVLFAPPAGVIADRLNRKQIMLWCNLGRAAAVALIPLAALVPGLRGDFLHLLLITLVFSAVGQLFGPAEAAVIPTILPRSALITANSMALLTMVLTLVVGGALAPILSRIDLYAPYWFAVVLLVIAGTLIFASDIPPLQRTTEPPVSASRSRFHHMLIDLKEGVDALRASRGLLLAFGQVSIAVLVLFMLFTLAPAYVSRVIGIAAQDTYVILGPATAGAILSAVLLGQFVRHFDRSRLLAGSLVANGLTMLALAAVPQAMTQFPDLQVHRRITGAAFSFLLGVEFGAIMIPAVTYLMESTSDEIRGRVFALLYMVINGVTALPVLVAAALSDTIGTAHVIGGMGGLLVAGGLAIVIAWRRGVEPQARSPQ; via the coding sequence GTGTCCGTGGAAGTCCCGTTCCGGTTCGATGTCGAAGGTCCAGGCGGCTTTCGGGCGGTGTTGCGTCACACCGCGTTTCGAAACATCTGGTTCGCGCAGCTGGCCGCGCAGCTCGCCGACAAGTTCCTGCTCTTCTCGCTGATCATCCTTGCGTACCACATCTCCGGCGGCAGCACGCCCGTGGCCGTGACGCTCCTCGCCTACACGGTGCCGGCCGTCCTGTTCGCGCCGCCCGCGGGCGTCATCGCCGACCGGTTGAACCGCAAGCAGATCATGCTGTGGTGCAACCTCGGCCGCGCCGCGGCGGTGGCCCTGATCCCGCTGGCCGCGCTCGTGCCGGGCCTGCGGGGCGACTTCCTGCATCTGCTGCTGATCACGCTTGTCTTCTCCGCGGTCGGCCAGCTGTTCGGTCCCGCCGAGGCGGCGGTGATCCCGACCATCCTGCCGCGCTCGGCGCTCATCACCGCCAACTCGATGGCGCTGCTGACCATGGTGCTGACGCTGGTCGTCGGCGGTGCGCTGGCGCCGATCCTGTCCAGGATCGATCTCTATGCGCCCTACTGGTTCGCGGTCGTTCTCCTGGTCATCGCCGGGACGCTGATCTTCGCGTCCGACATCCCGCCGCTGCAGCGGACCACCGAGCCCCCGGTGTCGGCGAGTCGAAGCCGCTTCCACCACATGCTCATCGACCTCAAAGAGGGCGTCGATGCCCTGCGCGCGTCCCGCGGCCTGCTCCTGGCGTTCGGCCAGGTGAGCATCGCGGTCCTGGTGCTCTTCATGCTGTTCACGCTGGCGCCGGCCTACGTCAGCAGGGTCATCGGCATCGCGGCCCAGGACACGTACGTGATCCTCGGCCCGGCCACGGCGGGGGCGATCCTCAGCGCGGTGCTGCTCGGCCAGTTCGTCCGGCACTTCGACCGATCGCGGCTGCTGGCCGGGTCGCTGGTCGCCAACGGGTTGACGATGCTCGCGCTGGCCGCGGTACCCCAGGCGATGACCCAGTTCCCCGACCTGCAGGTGCACCGCCGGATCACCGGCGCCGCCTTCAGCTTCCTCCTCGGCGTCGAGTTCGGCGCGATCATGATCCCCGCGGTCACCTACCTGATGGAATCCACCAGCGATGAGATCCGAGGCCGCGTCTTCGCGCTCCTCTACATGGTCATCAACGGCGTGACCGCGCTGCCGGTGCTGGTCGCCGCCGCGCTCTCGGACACCATCGGCACCGCGCACGTCATCGGCGGCATGGGAGGGCTGCTGGTCGCGGGGGGGCTGGCGATCGTCATTGCCTGGCGGCGCGGCGTCGAGCCACAAGCACGATCGCCGCAATGA
- the rsmA gene encoding ribosomal RNA small subunit methyltransferase A, with protein MIDPADPGQLTRLLQRHRIDRKHSFGQNFLVDAAVRDAVAEAARITSEDDVLEVGAGVGTLTLALAPRCRRLLAVELDRRLLPALREVVATHANVEVAQADILKFDARASFPDGGEVVAGNIPYNITGALIRKLLDRAPRPRRLSLVVQKEVAERWTAAGGASLATVAVQVFAEPRIAFTIPASAFDPPPRVDSALAVLEVRDRPAVDVPDLDAFFRLVEAVFQFRRKQLGGALGRTSGLGSTEAGRRLHELGIDPQRRPQTLSLGEWEGINRVFGG; from the coding sequence GTGATCGACCCGGCGGACCCCGGCCAGCTGACGCGGCTGCTCCAGCGTCATCGAATCGATCGCAAGCACAGCTTCGGTCAGAACTTCCTGGTCGATGCCGCGGTGCGTGACGCGGTCGCGGAGGCGGCGCGCATCACATCGGAGGATGACGTGCTCGAAGTCGGTGCGGGGGTCGGGACGCTGACCCTGGCGCTCGCACCGCGATGCCGCCGCCTGCTGGCGGTCGAGCTCGACCGGCGGCTGTTGCCGGCGCTGCGCGAGGTCGTCGCGACGCACGCCAACGTCGAGGTCGCGCAGGCCGACATCCTCAAGTTCGATGCGCGCGCGAGCTTCCCGGACGGGGGAGAGGTCGTCGCCGGAAACATTCCGTACAACATCACCGGCGCTTTGATCCGCAAGCTGCTCGACCGCGCGCCGCGACCGCGCCGGCTCTCGCTGGTCGTCCAGAAGGAGGTGGCGGAGCGGTGGACCGCGGCTGGCGGCGCCAGCCTCGCCACCGTCGCCGTCCAGGTCTTCGCGGAGCCGCGGATCGCCTTCACGATCCCGGCGTCGGCCTTCGATCCACCGCCGCGCGTCGATTCAGCCCTGGCCGTTCTCGAAGTGCGCGACCGGCCCGCTGTCGACGTGCCCGACCTTGACGCCTTCTTCCGTCTCGTCGAAGCCGTCTTCCAGTTCCGGCGGAAGCAGCTCGGAGGGGCGCTCGGAAGAACGAGCGGTCTCGGCAGCACCGAAGCCGGCAGGCGTCTTCACGAGCTGGGCATCGATCCCCAACGCCGGCCGCAGACGCTCAGCCTGGGCGAGTGGGAAGGGATCAACCGCGTGTTCGGCGGCTAA